DNA from Leptospira mayottensis 200901116:
CCTGAATCGATTGTGCCAACTGTTCGTTCTTTCAACGACCCATCTTCGAGGCTTTCCTTTATATTTACCGATCAATGGTTTCTCGCCTCTTCTTCGAATGTGAGGCCGGATATTTCTTCTTCTAATTAATTTTTCCGTATCTTTAAAGTCATATCCTTTATCAAGACAGAGATGTTTTGGTTTCTTTTTTCTTCTACCGGAAAAAATCAGGATTGAATTTAAAGTCTCTTTTACGTTATGCTTGTCATGAACATTGGCTCCACTCAATGTTATGGCCAATGGAATTCCATTTCCATCCGTAAGAATATGCCGTTTAACCCCTAATTTGGCGCGGTCTGTAGGGTTTTTGCCGGTTAAACTCCCCCTTTGGGAGCTTTAACAATTGCGGAATCCATCGAGGCCCAGTCCCATGCTATCTTATTCTTCACATCATAATATTTTAAAATAGATTTATAAACCTTTTTGAATACTCCCGCTCGCTCCCATTCTTGGAATCTTCTGTGACAAGTTTGACCAGATCCGAAGTTACTCGGAATTGCCCGCCACTGACAGCCTGTTTTCATTCGATAGATGATCCCCGCCATTACCACTCTTGTAGGTAATCGATTGCGACCTCCTTGGAGATTTGCCCTAACTTTTGGGATTAATGGTTCTATTTTTTCCCAAAGTGCATCGGGGATCTCTGAATAATATTTGTCCATTTCACAAGTAAATAATTACGATTCAAAAGTACAACCAGTTTTGAGACCGGCTCTTAATCCATAAGAGTAAGATGTGGACTTGTTTTATTTACAACTTAAGACGTTTGTATTTCAATATACGGGAACCAAGGGGAAAAGAGCGACTTTTAGAGATTCAGAATAATGTATCAGCGGTTCCGACATTGAATGCGTCAAAGGAATATTATTACTTTTTAAAATTGTATTATGATAAATATTACATTCCGCTTTTTGAATAGGCCAAGGAAGATGATGAACCTCTCCTCGATAAATTTTTTCTTGAGAATCTTTACAATAAAGACAATATCTTTCCGTGAGCCAGTTTTCCAAAGTTCCTTCCTTTGTTCTATAAACTTCGGTCGAAGGCCGGTAAGTTATATGAAATTCTCCCGGGTTTGCGCGCGAATCGTTTCTGCGACAGTGAAATTCTTTTCGAGTTTTTTCTTTTTTAAAGTTTATTTTCGCATTTAAATACGGTAGATGGAAAAATTTCCTAGCGACCTCGACGACAATACGATTTCCAGCATCCAAGCTGAAAAAATATACTCCCGGTTTGCCTTTTGCTTTGACATAAGTCCGAACATTCAGCTCCGAAAAATACGAAATCCAAGGGAATGGCGGCAGACCAATCGGCCTAACTCGCTTCATTCGAAACGGGACTATTCCTATATAAGTCTTTCCTTGATACGTATCGATTTCCAAACCCTGAGGTAAAATTTTCTCTAAAAATTTTTGTGGGACCTCCCAATGAAGAAAAAGTAATTCCTCCCAGTTCTGAATCATAAACGGCTTCGTTTTCGGTAAGGGCCACGGTCGATGCGAAGTCTGCCCAAGTATGTAAGTTAAGGAATTTGTATTCATCGGTTGGTTATTTTTATCTTTCTTAGCCGTTCTAGCGAACGTTTCCTTTTTCGATTCGAGTTTTGTGGGAACTACTATGTTCCCTTCTCACGGGAAAAACTAAATCGTCGTAAAAACGCAGGAGTTCCCACAAAATGGTGTAGATCAAATAGCAAACTTCGGAAATCTGTGCACATGAGCCAAATTGAATCCGTTCCAGTCGGAACCCTTCCCCCCTTGGGCCAGGTTCCTAAAAAAATGTACGCACAGGTCGTTAGAGCCAATCGTTTCGGCGACCCAATCAAAGCAATTCAGGAAGAACTTATCGATGTTCCAGAACTAGCTCCGGACGAAGTACTCGTCGCGGTAATGGCAGCCGGTGTAAATTATAATAACGTTTGGGCCGCCCTTGGATTTCCCGTAGATGTAATCGGTGCCAGAAATAAAAAAGGCGAACCTGAAAACTTTCACATCGGTGGATCCGACGCATCCGGGATCGTCTATAAAGTCGGTCCCGATGTTAAGAACGTAAAAGTAGGAGACGAAGTCGTTCTTCACTGTGGAATCTGGGATCGCAACGATCCTTGGATCAAAGCGGGAAAAGATCCGATGTTTGCCCCTTCTCAGTTGATCTGGGGATACGAAACGAATTGGGGATCCTTTGCACAGTTTTGTAAGGTTCAAGATCACCAATGTCTTCCAAAGCCGAAACATCTTTCCTGGGAAGAAGCCGCCGCTTATATGCTCGTAGGAGCGACCGCTTATAGAATGCTTCATCACTGGACTCCGAATAACGTCCAAAAAGACGACGTAGTTCTGATTTGGGGGGGCGCAGGTGGACTTGGAGCGATGGCAATCCAGATTGTAAAAGCGGCAGGCGGAGTTCCAATCGCGGTCGTTTCCGAAGACGATAAGATCGATTTCTGCATGAAGTTAGGCGCGGCGGGTGTTATCAACCGTAAGAAATTCTCTCATTGGGGAGCGCTAACTTCCGAAATCAATAAGATGGAAAAATTCGCAGAATGGACAAAGTCCGCTCGCGAATTTGGAAAGGCGATCTGGGACATCGCAGGAAAAGGAAAAAATCCGAAGATCGTCTTCGAGCATCCCGGCGAAACTACGATTCCTACTTCCATGTTCGTGTGCGAAACGGGTGGCATGGTCGTAATCTGTGCGGGAACTACCGGCTATAATGCAACCGTCGACTTGCGCTATCTCTGGATGAGACAAAAACGTCTCCAAGGCTCGCACTTTGCGAACGACGATAACTCGAAAGGTCTGAACGACTTGGTCATCGATAAAAAAGTCGATCCTTGTCTTTCTAAAACGTTTGCGTGGAACGAAACCGCGACCGCACACCAGTTGATGAAAGAAAACAAACATCCGGCCGGAAACATGTCGATTTTAGTCGGAGCCGATAAACCGGGATTGGGAAAAAAATAATTCCACAACCCTAATCAACTCTAATAAATAAAACCCCGAAAGCGATGGCTATAGGGGTTTTTTATTTTTAAACCGAAATTTATTCTAAAAAAAACTCAATCACATGCTCCGACTTATCCTGAGTATAACACCAGCGTAACTTTCAAATAACTTAGAATTCTCCACTTGAACGATAGATAATATTTCTGATCGAAGATAAAATTCTGTAATCCTTCCCAATATAGATCTCTTAGTTTTGAGAAAGGCAATTTTCGATTTTGAAAAACGATTGAAGCAAATGTAAATTATGATTTTAATTCGTAGAAGAAGGTCAAAGTTTATGCAGACAAAAATTTCTGTTTTGTTTTTTATCCTAGGGATTCTTTTTCCATTAGCTGGAGCTTTTGC
Protein-coding regions in this window:
- a CDS encoding IS5 family transposase, which codes for MLTDGNGIPLAITLSGANVHDKHNVKETLNSILIFSGRRKKKPKHLCLDKGYDFKDTEKLIRRRNIRPHIRRRGEKPLIGKYKGKPRRWVVERTNSWHNRFRAILIRWERKSENYMASLYLASTIIVFNFFNR
- a CDS encoding IS5 family transposase, translating into MDKYYSEIPDALWEKIEPLIPKVRANLQGGRNRLPTRVVMAGIIYRMKTGCQWRAIPSNFGSGQTCHRRFQEWERAGVFKKVYKSILKYYDVKNKIAWDWASMDSAIVKAPKGGV
- a CDS encoding YqjF family protein, which gives rise to MIQNWEELLFLHWEVPQKFLEKILPQGLEIDTYQGKTYIGIVPFRMKRVRPIGLPPFPWISYFSELNVRTYVKAKGKPGVYFFSLDAGNRIVVEVARKFFHLPYLNAKINFKKEKTRKEFHCRRNDSRANPGEFHITYRPSTEVYRTKEGTLENWLTERYCLYCKDSQEKIYRGEVHHLPWPIQKAECNIYHNTILKSNNIPLTHSMSEPLIHYSESLKVALFPLVPVY
- the ccrA gene encoding crotonyl-CoA carboxylase/reductase, which encodes MSQIESVPVGTLPPLGQVPKKMYAQVVRANRFGDPIKAIQEELIDVPELAPDEVLVAVMAAGVNYNNVWAALGFPVDVIGARNKKGEPENFHIGGSDASGIVYKVGPDVKNVKVGDEVVLHCGIWDRNDPWIKAGKDPMFAPSQLIWGYETNWGSFAQFCKVQDHQCLPKPKHLSWEEAAAYMLVGATAYRMLHHWTPNNVQKDDVVLIWGGAGGLGAMAIQIVKAAGGVPIAVVSEDDKIDFCMKLGAAGVINRKKFSHWGALTSEINKMEKFAEWTKSAREFGKAIWDIAGKGKNPKIVFEHPGETTIPTSMFVCETGGMVVICAGTTGYNATVDLRYLWMRQKRLQGSHFANDDNSKGLNDLVIDKKVDPCLSKTFAWNETATAHQLMKENKHPAGNMSILVGADKPGLGKK